One segment of Leptospira fletcheri DNA contains the following:
- a CDS encoding N-acetylneuraminate synthase family protein, whose product MTFSKSFSLNSTTELSPDSPPFIVAEIGLNHNGDLEIGKKTIRAAKKAGANAVKFQTYRTEDFIDLRNPKAKVLVEIFKQYELSEEMHRQFRDAAKEEGLFFFSTPLDEKSVDLLVSLGVGALKIASGDVVNKGLLEKCASTRLPIFLSTGAAEAFEVVRALEFLESLGVKDLLLFHCVSLYPTPPEKANLRTITHYRHSFSGPLGFSDHTAGTLAGAMAVALGATALEKHFTLDKNLPGPDHGISSDPTEFSSYVEQASLAYSMRGERRKIVQPEEAAGRFFGRRSLYLGNEGSPIALRPDLSLEDPSYLDSWKVAEAKVLLEKGKSMQPGEAFRSKA is encoded by the coding sequence ATGACGTTCTCAAAAAGCTTTAGTCTGAACTCCACTACGGAACTGAGTCCGGACTCCCCTCCTTTTATCGTCGCGGAAATCGGATTGAATCATAACGGAGATCTCGAAATCGGAAAGAAGACGATCCGCGCCGCCAAGAAAGCCGGGGCAAATGCGGTGAAATTTCAGACGTACCGCACGGAGGATTTCATCGATCTTCGAAATCCGAAAGCTAAGGTCTTGGTGGAAATCTTCAAACAGTATGAACTCTCGGAGGAGATGCACAGGCAATTCCGGGATGCCGCAAAAGAAGAAGGATTGTTTTTTTTTTCGACCCCTTTGGACGAAAAGAGCGTGGATCTACTCGTTTCTTTGGGAGTCGGGGCCCTAAAGATCGCGAGCGGAGACGTCGTAAACAAAGGTCTGCTTGAAAAATGCGCCTCCACGAGGCTTCCCATCTTCCTCTCTACGGGTGCGGCGGAAGCGTTCGAAGTGGTTCGCGCCTTGGAATTCTTGGAATCTCTCGGAGTGAAGGATCTTTTGCTCTTCCATTGCGTCTCTCTGTACCCGACTCCTCCGGAAAAAGCGAACTTGAGAACCATCACTCATTACAGACATTCCTTTTCCGGACCCTTGGGTTTTTCCGACCATACGGCGGGAACGCTTGCCGGAGCCATGGCTGTCGCCTTGGGAGCGACCGCATTAGAAAAACATTTTACACTAGATAAAAATCTTCCCGGACCCGATCATGGAATCTCTTCGGATCCTACCGAATTTTCCTCCTATGTGGAACAAGCCTCGCTCGCCTACTCCATGCGGGGAGAAAGAAGAAAAATCGTACAACCGGAGGAAGCAGCCGGACGCTTTTTCGGCCGAAGATCCTTGTATCTCGGAAACGAGGGAAGCCCCATCGCGCTCAGACCCGATCTCAGCCTGGAAGATCCCAGCTATTTGGATTCTTGGAAAGTCGCCGAAGCGAAAGTCCTATTAGAAAAAGGAAAAAGCATGCAACCCGGAGAAGCATTCCGTTCCAAAGCATGA
- a CDS encoding M23 family metallopeptidase, which produces MRFGFFLFLSIAVTFSVLSAPKTYGSLGSEVDYLDFGKLTVAPFSYSVSSSFDEEYGAFNLFDSNPQTHWYSASGTKPDWIIVDFGTKRLINGIELVVPVFRGKRSVSEYEVQILYQESWKTILKNDRVELNNFHRIPPMDASVLRIFFPKNEDKSAVVSEFRILLNDICLNSVPKRITGYLYPVVGGVLPQKDFQLPGAPREYRNGVHKGLDIYYKKEKDGTVRNLKFSDPLVSPADGTIVRADVEYSPMTLSEYQYHSSQAQKNGVTYVEKDFGGRQIWIDHGNGVMTSFNHLSSIKAELREGSRVKAGETIGTAGNSGLIGEAKGTDENIHLHFEIWVDGEYLGAGISGAQMRKLLQFFFSGSGLLY; this is translated from the coding sequence ATGAGATTCGGATTCTTTCTCTTCCTATCGATCGCCGTTACTTTCTCCGTCCTGTCCGCGCCCAAAACGTACGGATCCTTGGGTTCGGAAGTGGATTACTTGGATTTCGGAAAATTGACGGTCGCACCGTTTTCCTATTCCGTATCTTCCTCCTTCGACGAAGAATACGGCGCCTTCAATCTTTTCGATTCCAATCCCCAAACGCATTGGTATTCCGCGTCCGGCACGAAGCCCGATTGGATTATCGTGGATTTCGGCACCAAACGCCTGATCAACGGAATCGAACTGGTGGTTCCCGTCTTTCGGGGAAAAAGATCCGTGTCCGAATACGAGGTTCAGATCTTGTACCAGGAATCCTGGAAGACGATCCTGAAAAACGATCGAGTGGAGCTGAACAATTTCCATCGAATTCCGCCGATGGACGCTTCCGTACTGCGGATCTTCTTTCCGAAGAACGAGGATAAAAGCGCGGTAGTCAGCGAATTCAGGATTTTGTTAAATGACATCTGTTTGAATTCCGTTCCCAAGCGGATCACAGGCTATCTCTATCCGGTAGTCGGAGGAGTCCTACCTCAAAAAGATTTTCAACTCCCCGGCGCTCCACGAGAGTACAGAAACGGCGTGCACAAAGGGTTGGATATCTATTACAAAAAGGAAAAAGACGGCACTGTTCGGAATCTCAAGTTCTCGGACCCTCTCGTTAGCCCCGCGGACGGAACGATCGTAAGAGCGGACGTGGAATATTCCCCCATGACTCTATCCGAATACCAATATCACAGTTCTCAGGCCCAGAAAAACGGAGTGACTTATGTGGAAAAGGATTTCGGTGGAAGACAAATCTGGATCGATCATGGAAACGGAGTAATGACTTCCTTCAATCACCTTTCCTCGATAAAAGCGGAATTAAGGGAGGGCTCGAGAGTCAAAGCGGGAGAAACGATCGGTACCGCCGGCAATTCGGGACTGATAGGCGAAGCCAAAGGCACGGATGAAAACATACACCTGCATTTCGAGATCTGGGTGGATGGGGAATATTTGGGAGCCGGAATTTCCGGAGCTCAAATGAGGAAATTGCTCCAATTCTTCTTTTCCGGATCCGGACTTCTTTACTGA